One window from the genome of Vicia villosa cultivar HV-30 ecotype Madison, WI unplaced genomic scaffold, Vvil1.0 ctg.003258F_1_1, whole genome shotgun sequence encodes:
- the LOC131640661 gene encoding U-box domain-containing protein 9-like: MAKPGVLDSDPEIMVKKVLEMKKELKKLVKSIVEDEDTSIEAIDKAKETLCVLKDLKLRKKSQSSMSFKINKNVTFPDEFKCPLSKELMRDPVIVASGQTYDRPFIQRWLNAGNRTCPQTHQVLSHTLLTPNHLIRDMIEKWSKNQGIELCNVISYINGEGAKEADQNHFLCLLEKMSSTLCDQKEAAKQLRLLTKKHPCFRVLFCDFEDAIPQLLKPICEGNSISHDLQEDVITTLLNISIHDNNKKQVAETPTVIPLLMKSLRCGTIETRANAAATLFTLSALDSNKELIGKSNALKPLIDLLEEGNPLTMKDVASAIFTLCMMHDNKARAVKDGAVRVIMTKMKNRLHVDELLAILALLSTHQKAVLEMAELGAVPCLLSIMRESSCERNKENCVAILQTICLYDRSKLREIKEEENSYRTISELAKNGTSRAKRKASGILERLHRVVNITHTA; encoded by the exons ATGGCAAAACCAGGGGTATTGGATTCTGATCCAGAGATTATGGTGAAGAAAGTCTTGGAGATGAAGAAGGAATTAAAGAAGCTTGTGAAGTCCATTGTTGAGGATGAAGATACAAGCATTGAAGCTATTGATAAAGCAAAAGAAACTCTTTGTGTTCTTAAGGATTTGAAGCTTAGAAAGAAATCTCAATCTTCAATGTCTTTTAAGATAAACAAGAATGTTACTTTCCCAGATGAATTCAAATGTCCACTTTCTAAAGAATTGATGAGAGATCCTGTCATTGTTGCTTCTGGCCAG ACATATGATAGACCATTCATTCAAAGGTGGTTGAATGCTGGAAATAGGACATGCCCTCAAACTCATCAAGTTCTCTCACACACTCTCCTTACTCCAAATCATCTTATAAGAGATATGATAGAAAAATGGTCTAAAAATCAAGGGATTGAATTGTGCAATGTTATTAGTTATATCAATGGTGAAGGTGCTAAAGAAGCTGATCAGAATCACTTTTTATGTTTGCTAGAGAAAATGTCATCAACACTTTGTGATCAGAAAGAAGCTGCAAAACAACTTAGGTTGTTGACAAAGAAGCATCCTTGTTTTAGAGTACTTTTTTGCGATTTCGAAGATGCAATTCCTCAGTTGCTTAAGCCTATTTGCGAAGGAAATAGTATTAGCCACGATCTTCAAGAAGACGTGATCACGACACTTCTCAATATCTCGATCCATGACAACAATAAGAAACAAGTAGCCGAAACTCCGACGGTGATTCCACTCCTTATGAAGTCATTGAGATGTGGAACAATCGAGACACGAGCCAATGCTGCAGCGACTCTTTTCACGTTATCAGCACTAGACTCGAATAAAGAACTTATAGGAAAATCTAACGCCTTGAAACCTCTTATCGATTTATTAGAAGAAGGGAATCCCTTAACTATGAAAGATGTTGCTTCAGCAATATTCACCTTATGTATGATGCACGACAACAAGGCAAGAGCGGTGAAAGACGGTGCGGTTAGAGTGATTATGACAAAGATGAAGAACCGACTTCACGTCGACGAATTACTAGCTATCCTCGCGCTACTTTcgactcatcagaaagctgttcTTGAAATGGCAGAGCTTGGAGCTGTTCCTTGTTTGCTAAGCATCATGCGAGAGAGCTCGTGCGAGCGCAATAAGGAGAATTGCGTAGCGATTCTTCAAACTATATGTCTATATGATAGATCCAAGTTGAGGGAAATAAAGGAAGAAGAGAATAGCTATAGAACAATATCTGAACTTGCAAAAAATGGAACATCAAGGGCTAAGAGGAAAGCTAGTGGAATTCTTGAGAGGTTGCATAGGGTTGTTAATATTACACACACTGCATAA